In Haliscomenobacter hydrossis DSM 1100, the DNA window CGCCATCCGATGGCACGCGTTTTTTCTCCCGATTGATGGCCGCTCCAGCCGTTAAAGCTGCGATGAAACAAAAATGGGCGGATTTTAAAACCCAAAAACTACCCGAATTGCTGGCTTACGTTGACAATTACGCTGTCATCATTGAGGATGCCAGAGCACGGGATTACCAAAAATGGAAACGGGGTAACCTCGATTTCAAAAATGACGTGGTCACGCTGAAATTGTGGCTGCAGAATAGGGCGGGGTATATGGATGGGTTTATTAAGGGGTTGTAAAATCAATTTATTGCCTCGACTCCTACTAATGAGGTATAGTTGGAATCAAACGAGCAGAATCCACCGCGTATTCTGTATCACAACACAGGTAAGTACAATCCACAGTACATTTTATTGCCTTTAAACATGCTCTTAGGTACTGACCAACCGGCTTAAGGTGAGGTTTTTCATAAGATCATTGTGTTATGAGCATGATTTCGGCTGGTCGAGCCCGGGCATCCCGTTCCGCCAACTTTTGAATGTGTTTCAACTGCGTGCGTTCCATCAATGCGTGCACCGGCGGGTAATAAAAGCCAGCTAGCAACCATTCCTTCCACTTTGGCGTTCCTTCAACGCGTACGCGGGTGTATAGTCGGCAGGCGTCGTGCCCGATAGGTTCGAGGACGAAGGCCCAGGTCATGGCAAAATGACCACCGATGCGATCCACTTCACCACCCAACAGCAGGTAGTGTTCCGGTTCTACCGCTACTACCTCATAAAAGTTATCAATGGCCATTGTGGCCGACACTTTGTCGCCGACCTGACGGGTTTCCCAGCCAGCCATCAAGTGGTCTGTGCTCGGGATGCCTTCATGGTCGAGAGCATCAATGCTGTACCAGCCGGCACGGTCGCAGCCCAGTTGCATCAGATAGCGCCACACCAAGGCTGGCGGCGCTTCGATATCTATCTTGTGGTTGAGCGAATATCGGGCATCAGGTAAGTGCTCATCACCCGGCAGCACGACCTCGTCTTCATCGGGCGTTTTGAGCTTGCCCAGTTCCGCTACAATATGCGCCATGGCGGATCGGCGGATTGGCTGTGAGCCCAAGCCGATCAACTGATAATATTGGT includes these proteins:
- a CDS encoding SRPBCC family protein, producing MFDIRALPDLLRGRERTAEDRSVGVDQVARKGTGFMILAEKPGQEVVVGSVGQFWHLNIPFASVAPTDFRDFQEPGWGKLAWSISVEPYNEGSTIALELRTTATDEASWEKLNQYYQLIGLGSQPIRRSAMAHIVAELGKLKTPDEDEVVLPGDEHLPDARYSLNHKIDIEAPPALVWRYLMQLGCDRAGWYSIDALDHEGIPSTDHLMAGWETRQVGDKVSATMAIDNFYEVVAVEPEHYLLLGGEVDRIGGHFAMTWAFVLEPIGHDACRLYTRVRVEGTPKWKEWLLAGFYYPPVHALMERTQLKHIQKLAERDARARPAEIMLITQ